In Vicingus serpentipes, the DNA window CAAACGCTTATTCTTTTTTGCGGTTTGTTTCATACGCTTTTGAGTGGCTTTTGTTTGTATTTTCGTATGCCTCTTTAATCCTTCTTGATGTCCTTTTTCTTGGGCTTTCTCCTTAGCTTCTTCTTGCTTTTCTAACATCTTTTTTCGGTTTTTAACCATTTTAGTTTCTTGTGAAAAAACTGTAAAAGAGGCTAATAAAGCAAAAACTGTTAATATGTATTTTATTCCTTTCATCCTTTTGAAAAATATTG includes these proteins:
- a CDS encoding EMC3/TMCO1 family protein produces the protein MKGIKYILTVFALLASFTVFSQETKMVKNRKKMLEKQEEAKEKAQEKGHQEGLKRHTKIQTKATQKRMKQTAKKNKRLHKNKAKKEFFLKRWFN